A window of Bacteroidota bacterium genomic DNA:
TCGGAAGCCTGAACGAGGAATACGTTCGGTGCGGTAAGCCGAACTGCCGGTGTGCATCCAAGCGACCCCAAGACATGCACATTGCATGGTACCGGCGGTGGCGCGACGACAATGGGAAGCACCGGAAGGCGTACGTGCGAAAGCGAGACGTGGAGAAGGTGCGTGTCGCCATCGAACGGCGACGTCGCCGACTGGCCAAACAGCGGGTGGCGCGGCTCAAGCACATGCGGCGTGGCCCTTACTCATGGAAGGCGCAGCACCCTGAGGAGTACGCCGAGTATGTCCTGGGCCGCGACGAGGCAAGCGTCGAGCAGGTGCAGGCCCTGTTGCGTCTCTATGAGAAGTGGCTGGGGTAACGGATATTAGGCGGGCGTTCTAATTGTCTCATCCGGCTGCGCTCATGGC
This region includes:
- a CDS encoding DUF6788 family protein, whose amino-acid sequence is MIQWKRTVKSGGRVRYRPVWERFVKLDGSIGYRPKRRWPQWYTIPRVLPGELLGSLNEEYVRCGKPNCRCASKRPQDMHIAWYRRWRDDNGKHRKAYVRKRDVEKVRVAIERRRRRLAKQRVARLKHMRRGPYSWKAQHPEEYAEYVLGRDEASVEQVQALLRLYEKWLG